Genomic DNA from Anaerohalosphaeraceae bacterium:
CGGAATCGCTTTTGCTATAATCCATCAGGTTCTCTTTTTTGAAGATTTTGAAACCATTTAGTTCAAACGGGAGCGGACTGTTGAAATTTCTGGTGTTTCAGGATGGTAAGCCGGCGGAGGATTTTTCTCCGGCGGCTGCTTATATGTTCGGGGCGGACCAGATTCCTCTTTATCAGGTGCAAATGGACTATAAGGACGGGGTTCTGGAGTGTACCAAGAAAAGTCCGGATTCAGCGGGTTTGGCGCTGCTTTGGCCGGTAGAGGGGGCCGGGCGGCTCCTTTTGTCTACGACGCGGCTTCCGGACAGGCCGGAGCCCTACAATCTGAACGTGGAGCTGGCAAGGGCCCGCCTGATGCAGATTACCCTGAAGCGAGAGGATTGGGCCCTCTTTGAAGAAGATACCCGATTCGCCGATTTGGCCCACGAAGCGCAGGACCTGTTCATCCAGTCGCTTTTGCATATTTCGGACCCGGCGCAGGCATCGGTGCTGGCGGACCGCTCTCTGGAAAAGGGGCTTCAGTTCTCCGAGCAGCTGGCGGCTCGACATGCGGACCAGCTTTTGGCTTTGCGCTGCCGACATCGGGGGCTCGGACGTCATTCTCTCGGGGTTGGAATTGATTTGGAACGAATAGAGGACCCGACTTATCGAAAATGGCTGCTTGAGATTTTCGGGTTTGTGACGATTCCGATGGAATGGGGGCGGATTGAGACAAAACCCGGACATTATGATTTTGAGGCGATTGACCGGTGTATGGAATTGCTGGCGGGACGCCGCCTGGCCCTCTGTGCCGGTCCCTTGCTTCGCTTTCACCCCGCCAGTCTGCCTGCCTGGCTGGCTTCGGAGGCCAGAGAATTTGAAAAAATCCGGGAAGCGGCGTATGAGTTTGTGGTCCGCACGGTAGCCCGGTATGCCAAATACGTTCATGCCTGGCGGGTGATTTCCGGCATGCACGCGTGGAATTGTTTCGGGTTTACCTTTGAACAGGTGATTGAAATGACGCGGACGGCGTGTCTGGCGGCCAAGTCGGCGGATACCAAGTCGCGGAAAATCATCGAGATTGTGTTTCCCTGGGGTGAGTATTACGCCACGGACCGCACAACCATCCCGCCCCTTGTTTATGCGGATATGATTATCCAGAGCGGGATTAACTTTGATGCCGTCGGTCTGCAGCTGCAGTTCGGGGCCAACCAGCCGGGAATGCATGTCCGGGATATGATGCAGATTTCCTCGCGTCTGGATTTCTTTGCGCAGGTGGCCAAGCCGGTTCATATTACGAGTGTGGCCGTTCCGGATCGGATTTCGATGCCGCAGGGGGACCCGCAGCTGTGCGGCTATTGGCACAAACCGTGGACGGAGGAGATTCAGGCCCAGTGGATTGAAAGTTTTTATAAAGCGGCGCTGAGCCGTTCTTTTATCAATACCGTTACATACGGGGCGTTGGCTGACGGAACGCAGAATTCTATGGCCGGTCAGGGGCTTCTGGATGAGCATCTGAATCCCAAAAAAGCCCTTCTGAGCATTGTAAAATTTCAGAAATTGATTGAAAAGCGATAAACAGGTTTGCGTGCGGGTATGGCGGCAAAGGATATAAACTCTTTCAGCGGCGGTATCGTTCTGGAAGAGGGACTTCGAGGGGCTCAGCTGCTTGTGGGGCTGTCTATCGTTTTTGGGCTGTTTTGTGGATGGATGTATTTTCAGCTGCAGAAGGGAAAGACGGGAGCGCCGCTGGCGGATGCGGTCAATCCGAATACGGCATCGATAGGCAGTCTGATGCGGCTGGAGGGGATTGGGCCGGTGCGGGCCCTGCAGACCGTTCGTTATCGGCAGCGGACGGAGGGACCGGCTTTTGAAAGGCCGGAAGATTTGGAAAACGTAGCGGGAATCGGCCCGAAGACTGTATCCAAGATTGCCCCGTTTCTTGCATTTGAGCAGGAACTGCAGCAGAGAACCGAGGAAACGAGCGAAGGTCAGAATGTCGGATTGGGAGATTAAAAAACCGCTGGGACGCTGCTGGGTGACAGGCCGGGAGTTTGCACCGGAAGAGGAATATTATGCTGCGCTGGTGGAAACGCCGGATGGGTTTGAGCGGCGCGATTTCTGCCGGGAATACTGGGAGACAAATCGACCCGAAGTGTACTGTTTCTGGAAGACCCGCATGCCCAACCCCCAGAAAAAAAAGCAGCAGATGTTCATTG
This window encodes:
- a CDS encoding endo-1,4-beta-xylanase, which produces MKFLVFQDGKPAEDFSPAAAYMFGADQIPLYQVQMDYKDGVLECTKKSPDSAGLALLWPVEGAGRLLLSTTRLPDRPEPYNLNVELARARLMQITLKREDWALFEEDTRFADLAHEAQDLFIQSLLHISDPAQASVLADRSLEKGLQFSEQLAARHADQLLALRCRHRGLGRHSLGVGIDLERIEDPTYRKWLLEIFGFVTIPMEWGRIETKPGHYDFEAIDRCMELLAGRRLALCAGPLLRFHPASLPAWLASEAREFEKIREAAYEFVVRTVARYAKYVHAWRVISGMHAWNCFGFTFEQVIEMTRTACLAAKSADTKSRKIIEIVFPWGEYYATDRTTIPPLVYADMIIQSGINFDAVGLQLQFGANQPGMHVRDMMQISSRLDFFAQVAKPVHITSVAVPDRISMPQGDPQLCGYWHKPWTEEIQAQWIESFYKAALSRSFINTVTYGALADGTQNSMAGQGLLDEHLNPKKALLSIVKFQKLIEKR
- a CDS encoding helix-hairpin-helix domain-containing protein, producing the protein MAAKDINSFSGGIVLEEGLRGAQLLVGLSIVFGLFCGWMYFQLQKGKTGAPLADAVNPNTASIGSLMRLEGIGPVRALQTVRYRQRTEGPAFERPEDLENVAGIGPKTVSKIAPFLAFEQELQQRTEETSEGQNVGLGD